One Bacteroidales bacterium genomic window, CAGTGAAGTGGAAAAAGCAAGAGAATATTACAACAGCCAGGACGCCCATAATTTTTATTACACCATATGGGGCGGAGAAGATCTGCACCTGGGCATTTACAAAACAGAAGACGAGGATATTTATACCGCCAGCCGGAGAACCATTGACACCATGGCCAGTTATGCCGATAAGATCGATGAAAATACCAAAATTATCGATCTCGGTGGTGGTTTTTCAGGTTCTGCAAGGCATTTGGCCAAAAAATACGGCTGTCATGTTACGGTTCTTAATCTGAGTGAAACAGAGAATGAACGGGGACGGAAAATGAATAAGGAACAGGGTTTGGATCACCTGATTGAGGTAATCGACGGGAGTTTTGACTCCATACCTTTCCCTGACGAAACCTTTGACATCGTATGGTCGGAGGATGCCATCCTTCACGCCGACGACCGGA contains:
- a CDS encoding methyltransferase domain-containing protein; translated protein: MSKKDYSSEVEKAREYYNSQDAHNFYYTIWGGEDLHLGIYKTEDEDIYTASRRTIDTMASYADKIDENTKIIDLGGGFSGSARHLAKKYGCHVTVLNLSETENERGRKMNKEQGLDHLIEVIDGSFDSIPFPDETFDIVWSEDAILHADDRKKVIEEAARVLKPGGDLIFTDPMQTDNCNEEVLQPIYDRINLSSLGSPKFYRKTCKEVGLKEQAFEEMPQHLINHYSRVHDETVENEHKLEGKVSREYIDNMKKGLQHWVKGGKEGNLTWGIFHFKK